A genome region from Maniola jurtina chromosome 22, ilManJurt1.1, whole genome shotgun sequence includes the following:
- the LOC123876654 gene encoding uncharacterized protein LOC123876654, with the protein MANFDTERFIIEVENRRGLWDLASNDYSNKDVKRQLWLEVVDIFGGESMEDKEKAELGITLQKRWKNLRDCFTRELRRLKDVKSGSAAKRKSQYTYFNQLLFLKSVLDTNATENSLEEASQENESARSSDLETQQSASKSLRTKRKKKIPNEESDTDPLISVLHKTIATTQNDSNCDRLFLLSLLERFQTIPAAMKTKAKMEIMEIIEKYQPNCTPTTARINYSSNFNTLNDQEYDPHRPSYSGYSTTNRISDDSNYSDTHTHYSDISQNSEMIDLFPNLND; encoded by the exons ATGGCCAATTTCGACACGGAAAGGTTCATAATTGAAGTTGAAAATAGAAGAGGTTTATGGGATTTAGCATCAAATGATTACTCCAATAAAGATGTTAAGCGGCAGTTGTGGCTTGAAGTGGTCGATATATTTGGCGGTGAATCCATGGAAGATAAAGAAAAGGCAGAACTTg GCATTACTCTCCAAAAAAGATGGAAAAACCTTAGAGACTGTTTCACAAGAGAGCTGCGCCGTCTTAAAGATGTCAAAAGTGGTTCTGCTGCAAAACGTAAATCACAATACACCTATTTCAACCAATTACTGTTTTTGAAATCAGTGCTGGACACAAACGCAACAGAAAATAGTCTCGAAGAGGCAAGTCAAGAAAATGAAAGTGCAAGATCTTCTGATCTTGAGACTCAACAGTCTGCATCAAAGTCGCTTAGAAcaaaaaggaagaaaaaaatACCAAACGAAGAATCCGATACAGACCCTCTAATTTCAGTTCTGCATAAGACCATAGCGACTACACAGAATGATTCAAATTGTGACAGATTGTTTCTTTTATCCCTCCTCGAAAGATTTCAAACAATCCCTGCTGCAATGAAGACCAAAGCGAAAATGGAAATCAtggaaattatagaaaaataccAACCGAACTGTACACCTACAACAGCGCGCATAAACTATTCAAGTAATTTCAATACTCTTAACGACCAAGAATATGACCCGCATCGACCGAGTTATTCAGGTTATTCTACTACCAACAGGATATCAGATGATTCAAATTACAGCGATACTCATACTCATTATTCtgatatttctcaaaattcagAAATGATAGACCTATTTCCCAATTTGAATGATTAA
- the LOC123876653 gene encoding protein ALP1-like produces the protein MWTAEKFAVDFQGCVKMDVQKIITLTVLVYLLRKRKRKISRKRQFWVHPLLCERKTKGLYYTYFLDLKMYEKRFFNYMRMSTNTFNLLLDTIKPKITGTGNNYRKCIPAEEKLVITIRYLATGCSLSHISHEYRIGLPTVSEIVFDVCEAIWEILKPIVMPQLTRDKWIQTAEGFQKYAQFPNCIGAIDGKHIRVIKPQHSGSLYYNYKNYFSIVLLAICDVNYKFLYVDIGAYGKCSDSSIYKDSVFYHRLLNNDLDIPSNNPIKENGQSMPFVLVGDEAFSLSEHMMRPYAGRNLNNVKTNFNYRLSRARRYIECTFGILANKWQILHRPLNVKKEFAVVIIKALCVLHNFVRERDGYDFKDTLTVPEALLEIPACLPNRANRTSTEYRDIFANYFSTDGRLPWHNL, from the exons ATGTGGACGGCCGAAAAATTTGCAGTCGACTTCCAAGGATGTGTCAAGATGGACGTGCAGAAGATAATCACGCTAACTGTGCTTGTGTATTTACTACGAAAACGAAAACGGAAGATTTCACGTAAAAGACAGTTTTGGGTGCATCCATTACTTTGCGAGAGAAAGACTAAaggattatattatacttattttttggatttaaaaatgtatgagAAGAGATTCTTTAATTACATGAGAATGTCAACGAATACTTTTAACCTGTTACTGGATACAATAAAACCAAAAATTACTGGAACTGGTAACAACTATCGGAAATGCATTCCAGCAGAAGAAAAATTAGTAATAACAATAAG gtatttGGCTACTGGGTGTTCTTTATCTCATATAAGTCATGAATACCGTATAGGGCTTCCTACAGTATCGGAAATAGTATTTGATGTTTGTGAAGCAATATGGGAGATATTAAAACCAATTGTGATGCCACAATTGACCAGAGATAAGTggattcaaacggctgaaggttttcaaaaatacgCCCAATTTCCTAATTGCATCGGAGCCATCGACGGCAAGCACATTAGAGTTATCAAACCACAACATTCGGGATCTCTTTATTACAATTACAAGAATTATTTTTCAATCGTGTTACTTGCAATATGtgatgtaaattataaatttctttACGTAGATATTGGAGCATACGGCAAATGCAGTGATTCGTCAATTTACAAAGACTCTGTATTTTATCATAGGCTCTTAAATAATGATCTCGATATTCCGAGCAATAACCCCATCAAAGAAAATGGCCAATCAATGCCGTTCGTTTTAGTGGGTGATGAGGCGTTTTCACTATCGGAACATATGATGCGACCGTATGCTGGGAGAAACTTGAATAATGTAAAGACTAATTTTAATTATCGACTATCCCGTGCCCGCCGCTATATTGAATGTACATTTGGAATATTAGCCAATAAATGGCAGATTCTTCACCGACCCCTAAACGTCAAGAAAGAATTTGCAGTTGTGATTATAAAAGCTCTATGTGTGCTTCATAATTTTGTGCGAGAAAGAGACGGATATGATTTCAAGGACACGTTAACTGTACCAGAGGCTTTATTAGAAATACCTGCATGTTTACCTAATAGAGCAAATAGAACATCAACCGAATATCGAGATATATTCGCAAACTACTTCAGTACCGATGGTCGCTTGCCCTGGcacaatttgtaa
- the LOC123877125 gene encoding uncharacterized protein LOC123877125, whose translation MLDYDIVACIASVVLYVIIHKKNRKIKRRYWVRPSLRNRPNVSPILEDFRRDDINRRNIRSKFNTFLRISSEEFEILLNLTGPMISKTDTRWRNAVSASDRLAITLRYLATGDSYFSLGTLFKVSPQVISLIILDVCQTLVSTLSNYLRMPNTHGEWLSVARSFMQKWNVPNCVGALDGKHIRILCPTNSGSEFFNYKSYFSIVLLALIDANYNFLYVDIGCQGRISDGGVLRNSTLFDMIRDGTLSLPQAIPLQGRNTPVPFYFIGDDAFPISQNIIKPFSGYHAKGSPERVFNYRLRVAGAWL comes from the exons ATGTTGGACTATGATATAGTTGCGTGTATCGCAAGTGTAGTGTTGTATGTCATTATTCATAAAAAGAACCGCAAAATCAAACGAAGATATTGGGTCAGACCAAGTCTTCGAAATAGGCCTAATGTGTCCCCGATACTTGAAGATTTTAGAAGGGACGACATAAACCGAAGAAATATTCGTTCGAAATTTAACACTTTTCTAAGGATCTCTAGTGAAGAATTTGAAATATTACTGAATTTAACTGGACCCATGATATCAAAAACTGACACCCGCTGGAGAAATGCTGTGTCAGCTTCCGATCGACTAGCAATTACTTTGAGATACCTGGCTACAGGAGACTCTTATTTTTCACTCGGTACACTGTTTAAAGTGTCTCCACAAGTTATTTCTTTAATAATTCTAGATGTTTGTCAAACTTTGGTGTCTACATTATCCAATTATTTAAGG atgcCGAATACACATGGAGAATGGCTATCAGTGGCTCGAAGTTTCATGCAGAAATGGAATGTACCTAATTGCGTAGGTGCCCTCGATGGGAAACATATACGTATACTATGTCCAACTAATAGCGGTTCTgagttttttaattataagtCATATTTCAGTATTGTTTTGCTAGCTTTAATCGATGCCAATTATAACTTTTTATACGTAGACATTGGATGTCAGGGCAGAATATCTGATGGTGGAGTTCTACGAAATTCAACTTTATTTGATATGATACGAGATGGAACTTTAAGTCTGCCACAAGCGATTCCATTACAAGGGAGAAATACACCTGTACCTTTTTATTTCATCGGTGACGATGCTTTCCCCATCtcacagaatataataaaacCGTTTTCTGGATATCATGCAAAAGGATCACCTGAGAGGGTTTTTAATTATAGACTTCGCGTCGCGGGCGCATGGTTGTAG